In Edaphobacter aggregans, the sequence GCTGCTCCGGTGGGAGGCAGACAAGTGAGACGAGGCTCTCCTGTCTGCGCCACGGAGGAACAGATCCATTTGTCCGGCGAGCAAAGCTGCCGAACCACGGGGTGAGAGAGATGCCGAAGCCCGCGCAGGTTGCCACGCGAACTCCGGCGAACGCAAAGGATCGGTCTGCCGCGGATGCAATGGAGCCGAACCGAAGAAGGTTCAAACCCTCGACTGCGTTTTGCAGACAGCGATGGTGCGCTGGGCGGAGGCCGCGACTGCGAGGCAGTACAGCGTCTCTCAACTCAAGTTGTCGGTAATACCAGGCGAAAGAACTCACCGATGACGACCCGGCACGTTGCATGCAAAGTCATCGTCGACGCTTGCCAAGAGTATGAAGAGTTGCCCTGCTTTGCAAGTGGCGAATCTAGGGCGAAAACAGCAAATATTAGAGCTTGCTCATCCACCGTTTTTTGCAAAGGCGCGTCACTGCTGGAGATTGATGTTACAGCCCTGTTGAAATCGAGTGCATCACGGCAGGAAAAAGCGTCCCGTTGCAACGGGAATGGTGCGTCCTCCAACAAACACTTCCGACACTTTTTCGTCCGCGATCTTTGCAGAGACGTGAATGCGACTCGGTCGCAGCATTTCAATTCCCTGTTCGATGACCAGCTGTTGTCCACTCGCAGCCACGCCATGTCGCACAAGCCACGCAATGGTGCAGCCGGAGGCCGAGCCTGTCGCTGGATCCTCGCCGTTGTAGAACTGCATGCGCGCGTGCCAGTCAGCTCCCGACGCTCGATCAGCACGCGTAACGCAGTGGAAGAATTTTGCCCCGCAGCGTTCGAGATACTTCCGTGCACTGTGTTGCGGAATGGCCAAACGTGAAGCAACCTCAAGCGAGCGCAGCGGCACAATGCAGAAGGCCATGCCGGTAGAAACAGTCTGCGCGGGCAACTCGGGATCCAGATCATCGACCGAAAGGCCCAGTACCGCAGCCAGCGCGGCTCGATCATGAACCTCGCCGAAGACTGGATCGTTCTGCTTCATTGTTCCAAAGACACCGTGCTCGTTCGGCTGCTGTGGCGTAAAGCGCACAGGGATGGGGCCGACTGCGAGTTCGAGCGTGATCTGTTCTGCGCCGCGCAGCACAGGATGGTTCCAATAGAGCCAACTTGCTGTGCCGAGTGTGGGGTGGCCTGCGAAGCGGAGCTCTTCCTCCACTGTGAAGATGCGGACATGTACACCGCGTTCGCGTTCCACTTCAGGCTCACGAGGCAGGATGAACGTCGTCTCACTGAGGTTGGTCTCGCGGGCCAACGCCTGCATCTCTGCAGTCGAAAGTCCTCGGGCATCGGTAAAGATCGCAAGCTGATTGCCTTCGAGAGGGCGCTCGGCAAAGACATCGACCTGGGCAAAGTCGAACGCCACGTGCGCGGTCTGAGGCGCTGCGGCGGAAGTTGTAGCAACGACAGTTGACATGGCAGACTCCTCGGACTATGGTTTTGATTAGACCGCAATCAGGCCAACCTGCTTGATGCTAGCTCGGCTAGCCGCGGTACAAAAAATTTCAACGATGACGATGATGCCCAATTCGAACTCCACCCGCTGCTGTCGCTGTAGCCCGGTGTGGGTGTGCGAATGAGCGAATCGAGGTAAGCATCGTTCAAGAAGCGCGGAACCCACCCAGAGCGAATAACCGGGTGGGTTTTTTACTGCAAACAGCAACTGTAGTCATCTCAAAGGAAGTGTAGGGGACGCACCCCGGAAGGCAGATCGACCATGTCACTCCGTATCAACGATGTAGCTCCTGATTTCACTGCGGAAACAACGCACGGTACCATCCACTTCCACGAGTGGATCGGCGACAACTGGGCCGTACTGTTCTCGCACCCGAAGGACTTCACCCCGGTCTGCACCACCGAACTGGGCGCGGTTGCCGGCCTCGAAGCAGACTTTGCCAAGCGCGGCGCAAAGGTGCTCGGCCTCAGCGTTGACCCGGTCGAAAATCATGGCAAGTGGGCCAAAGACATTCACGAGGTGAGCGGCTCAGTCGTCAACTATCCGATCATCGGCGACCCTGAGCTGAAGATCGCCAAGCTGTACGACATGCTCGCCGCCGATGCAGGCGATAGCTGCGAGGGCCGCACCCCCGCCGACAACGCGCCCGTGCGGACTGTCTTCGTGATTGGCCCTGACAAGAAGATCAAGCTGACGCTGGCCTATCCCATGACCACTGGCCGCAACTTCGACGAGATCATCCGCGTGCTCGACTCCATGCAGTTAACGGCAAAGCACAAGGTGGCCACGCCAGCGAACTGGAAGCAGGGCGAGGACGTGATCATCACCGGCGCAGTCTCGAACGAAGAAGCGGACAAGATCTTCCCCGGTTACAAAACGGTGAAGCCTTATCTCCGCACAACCACACAACCCCAGTAGTATTAAATTTCTGCAATGCTCCCGCCGCTCCCCGTGCGGCGGGCAAGAGCACCGATGGCGAAGTGGCTAACGCGCTGGTCTGCAAAACCAGTATTCATGGGTTCAAATCCCATTCGGTGCTCCAACAAAACGAGACGCCGCTTCGGTATCTTGTGGGTTACTTTCCTGGTAAGGCCTACATCAATTCATCGATAAAGGACTTGGCGACATCGGCGGGAATACGTATCTCCTGTTGAACAAGAGGTCCTGGTTTCAAGACCGGCTCCGCCTCGTGCAATGTAGGCACATCTGTGCGCTCAAAGAAGAGCCCAATTGGAATCTCCTCACCCCAAAGCAACGACTTTTCCATCGCCCCTGTCCAGTCCGTTGGATCATATGCGGGATTGTCTTCAAGCTTCTTGACCCGCGGCCGGAACCACTGGAAAGTGTTGTCGTGGTTATAGGTCACACATGGGCTGAAGATGTCGATGAAGGAGAAGCCTTTGTGTTCGATTCCTCGTTTGATCAATTCAGTCAGGTGCTTCTGATCAGCGCTGAAGCCACGCGCGACGAAGGTTGCCCCTGCAGCAAGGGCAAGCGATATTGGGTTCACCGGAGCCTCAAGATTTCCAAACGGCATGCTCTTCGTCTTCATGCCGGGGCGGCTAGTTGGTGAGGTCTGCCCAGTGGTGAGCCCATATATCTGGTTATCCATCACGAGATAGGTCAGGTCGATGTTGCGACGCATCGTATGCATGAAGTGGCCGGCGCCGATCCCAAAGCCATCCCCGTCGCCGCCCGTCACCAGGACCGTCATGGCGTGGTTGGCGAGCTTCATGCCGCTCGCTACCGGAAGCGATCTGCCATGTAGCGTGTGCATGCCATACGTGTCGATGAAGCCAGGAAAGTTCGAGGAGCATCCGATGCCGCTGATCGTCGCCACCTCATGCTTCGGAATCTGCAGTTCGACCAGAGCCTTCTGTACTGCGGCGAGAACTCCGAAGTCCCCACATCCCGGACACCAGTCGGGATCGACCTTACCCTTGAAATCGGCCATTACCATCTGTTTGGGAAGTACTGCCTCAGTCGCCATTGGAACCTCTTTTCGAATGTTCTAAACCTTGAACTCTGCTCAGACCAGAACTCAAACCATGATTTCGTGAACCGGCACAGAAAGATTTGTATTGCCGGCAAGTTGTTCTTTGACTGCTTCCACAATGTGGTGGGGCATGAATGGCTCGCCATCATACTTACGGATGTACCCATCTGGAACGAAGCTGGTTTCACTACGCAGGTACCGGGCGAACTGACCGCTGTAGTTGTTCTCGACAATGATGGTGTGCTTCGAACCCTTCAGAATTTCGACAATTGCATCCCCATGCAGCGGAACGAGCCAACGGATCTGCAATTGATTGGAGGAGATACCCTGATCCTGTAGAAGTTCGCGGGCCTCCTCAATCACTCCATAGGTAGACCCCCAGCCGATCAGGGTGACATCCGCATCACGCGGACCAATAAGCTCAGGAGCAGGAACGGCGCTCTCGATTCCCGCCACCTTGCGCATGCGCTTTTCCATCATGGCGCGACGTTTCGTAACGTTCGTGTATTCATCACTGATGAGCACACCATTCTCATCGTGTTCGTCACTTGAGACCGTATGGGTATAGCCGGGCAGGCCAGGTATGGCACGCGGAGAAACGCCGCTCTCAGTGATGAGGTAGCGCTTGTACTCTTCGTGAGTGTCCATTCCGTTCGAGGTGATCAGCTCTCCGCGATCAATATGGGGTTGGAAGTTAAGGTCCTTCGGATCAACGCTGAGTCTGCCTTCAGAGAGCAACAGGTCGCAGAGAACTATCGCAGGACACTGAAAGCGATCGGCAAGATTGAATATCTCTGGAATAAGTGTGAAGCAGTCACCGATATCAAGTGGAGCAGCGATAATCCTTGGATAATCACCAAACGCAGCACCGAGCATCTGCCACAGGTCGCCCTGTTCTGTCTTGGTCGGTACACCGGTCGAAGGACCAGCCCGCTGGCAATCAATGACGACAACGGGAATCTCTGCCTGAGCAGAAAGGCCAAGCCCTTCGCTCATCAGCGCAAAACCGCCGCCAGAAGTGGCGCACATCGAGCGAACCCCAGCCTGCGCGGCGCCAATCGCCATATTGATCACACCGATCTCGTCCTCAACCTGGCGCACCATGATTCCAGCTTTGCGAGCATGTTCAGCCATCCAGTGCAGAACGCCGGTAGAGGGGCTCATAGGATAGGCGCAATAAAACTTCACCCCTGCCGCCGCGCCTCCCATCGCCAAGGCTGCATTACCGCTGAGTACGGCATAATGGTTCTCTGTCATAGGGAGCGGCCACGCAAAAGGCTTGAAATTCGCAGTAGCGTAGTCGTATCCGGCCCTGGCCACACTCACGTTCTCGTCGATGACTGCCTGTTCCTTCTTTCGGAACTGCTCGGCCAGCGCGCTCTCGAGAGCAGGGAAGCCGACGCCCATCATGCTGAGTGCAGCCCCCATGGCAAGCGTGTTTTGCGCCACCTTATTTTTGGTGATGTCAGCTAACTTGGAGACAGGGATAGGGCAGAGCTGGACCCCCTCCGCAGGCGTGCCGGGATGAATCGAGTCCGCGTTGTACAGGCACGCCGCGCCAGAGCCAAGAAGGCCCAGGTGGCGGTCCACCGTGTCCTGGTTGAGCGGAATCAGCAGGTCAAGGCGGTCTCCCATATTCGTAATGGGGTCCGGTCCAGTGCGGACAGTAAGAAAGGTATGGCCACCGCGAATGATGGACTGGTAAGCGTTGTAAGCGTTCAGGTGCAGGCCGCGGCGGCTGAAAATCTTGGCAAAAATATCACCCGGCGTCGCTACACCCTGGCCAGCGGCACCCCCAATACCAACGGCGAAAGACTGCCTCATAAGGTTTATCCCTCTCCGAGCCGAGGCCCACAGGCCCCAGTGCCTCGACACGGGTGACTAATGAGGAGGGATTCTACGTCGTTCTTGAAAGCCTAGGCAAGCAATAACGAAACTCCTCCAAAAATCGCTGTTACAAAGCAGTTAGCGGAGCAGCCGCCCCACCAACAACACCTCGACGCTTACTTTTAATGTTCGCCCATTGAAAGATGCACTGGAGCACAAGGCACAATAAGCAAGACGAGGTGATTCATGGCATGTAACCCCGCTACATTGAAACAAATCCCGCTGTTCGCTCTGCTGGATGACGATGAATTGGCTGTACTAGCTGCGCAGGTCGAGCTGAAGCACTTCGCTCCCCGCCAGCGCATCTACAAGATGGGCGAACCCGGCAACCACGCCTACGTGATGATGTCGGGAAAGGCGCGGGTGACCACCGTGGATGAAGATCATCAGGAGGTGCTTGTGGATGAACCCTGCCAGGGCGAGTTCTTCGGATTCGCCTCCATGCTGGAGCAGACGCCGCATCAGACCACCGCACTCGCCCTCGAAGAGACCTCCTGCCTGGAGATCAGCCGCGACGATATTGCTGTGCTACTGCAACGCAAGCCCATGGCGGGCATGGACATGCTGACCGTGCTCGGCCGCCAGTTCCACGCGTCGCAACAATTGGTGCGCGGCCGAGCCAACCGCAATGTCAACGAGGTGATCGAAGAGGAGTCGACCGTGGGAGAGCGCATCGCCGACACAGTCGCCGGCTTCGGCGGGTCGTGGACCTTCATCCTGATCTTCCTCTCTGCTCTGGTGATCTATACCACCGCGAACATTATGCTGCAGCACAAGGCGTGGGATCCGTATCCCTTCATCCTGCTGAATCTCTTTTTGTCCATGCTCGCAGCCATCCAGGCGCCGGTCATCATGATGAGCCAGAATCGTCAGGACAAAAAGGACCGCGTACGCGGCGAGCTGGACTACGACGTCAATCGCCGCGCCGAGTCCGAGATTCAAGGCCTCGCCAACAAGCTCAATCTGCTGACCGACAAGATCGGCGACGTTGACGACCTGCTCCGCGAGCACCTGAAACTGCGCAATGATCACCAGCATCCTGCCTGAGGCATTTGAGCCGACGGCAGGTTTCTGTTTACAGCGCCTCCGGTAGCCGGTCATACTGAGGCGTCCACTCACTGGCCGACGAGGTTTCGCATCGCAGATCTCTTCCTAACCCTGAGCAGTCATTCTCATGGGCTTGCGCGTGCGTCTGCGGCCATCATGTGGCGTGTTCCGCAACTCCCTGCGCCCTGGCGTCAGAGCTACGACCCTGCACATCACTGGCTCTTGTCGGCCCTATGGGCTGCACTGCCGCTTATTGTTCTCCTCGTGGCGATGGCCGTTCTTCATATCAAGGGCCACCTCGCCGCCCTCGCAGGCGTGGCTGCGGCACTGGTCATTGCGCTTGCTGTCTTTCAGATGCCCATGCGCCTCGCCCTACTGGCATCCGGGCTCGGAGCAGCCTACGGTCTCTTCCCTGTCTGCTGGATCGTCTTCCCTGTCCTCTTCCTCTATCAGCTGACCGTCCGCGCAGGAAGATTCACGCTTCTCCAGGAATGCCTCACCGGAGTCACCCCGGACAGCCGCCTCCAGCTTCTACTCATCGCCTTCGCATTCGGCGCTTTCTTTGAGGGTACCGGCGGCTTCGGAGCCCCCGTAGCGGTCTGCGGAAGCATCCTCATCGGCCTCGGTTTCTCCCCGCTTGAAGCCGCAGGCCTTTCGCTCCTGGCCAACACCGCACCGGTAGCATTCGGCGCACTTGGTATCCCCATCGTGGCACTTCACGGAGTCACCGGACTCGATACCCTCGTACTCTCGCGCGTGATCGGACGCCTCCTCGCGCCCTTCTGCGTATTGATCCCTTTCTGGCTGATATGCGCATTCGCCGGCTTCCGCGCAATGATCGAAGTCTGGCCCGCCATCCTCGTCGCCGGAGC encodes:
- a CDS encoding PhzF family phenazine biosynthesis protein → MSTVVATTSAAAPQTAHVAFDFAQVDVFAERPLEGNQLAIFTDARGLSTAEMQALARETNLSETTFILPREPEVERERGVHVRIFTVEEELRFAGHPTLGTASWLYWNHPVLRGAEQITLELAVGPIPVRFTPQQPNEHGVFGTMKQNDPVFGEVHDRAALAAVLGLSVDDLDPELPAQTVSTGMAFCIVPLRSLEVASRLAIPQHSARKYLERCGAKFFHCVTRADRASGADWHARMQFYNGEDPATGSASGCTIAWLVRHGVAASGQQLVIEQGIEMLRPSRIHVSAKIADEKVSEVFVGGRTIPVATGRFFLP
- a CDS encoding peroxiredoxin; the encoded protein is MSLRINDVAPDFTAETTHGTIHFHEWIGDNWAVLFSHPKDFTPVCTTELGAVAGLEADFAKRGAKVLGLSVDPVENHGKWAKDIHEVSGSVVNYPIIGDPELKIAKLYDMLAADAGDSCEGRTPADNAPVRTVFVIGPDKKIKLTLAYPMTTGRNFDEIIRVLDSMQLTAKHKVATPANWKQGEDVIITGAVSNEEADKIFPGYKTVKPYLRTTTQPQ
- a CDS encoding 2-oxoacid:ferredoxin oxidoreductase subunit beta is translated as MATEAVLPKQMVMADFKGKVDPDWCPGCGDFGVLAAVQKALVELQIPKHEVATISGIGCSSNFPGFIDTYGMHTLHGRSLPVASGMKLANHAMTVLVTGGDGDGFGIGAGHFMHTMRRNIDLTYLVMDNQIYGLTTGQTSPTSRPGMKTKSMPFGNLEAPVNPISLALAAGATFVARGFSADQKHLTELIKRGIEHKGFSFIDIFSPCVTYNHDNTFQWFRPRVKKLEDNPAYDPTDWTGAMEKSLLWGEEIPIGLFFERTDVPTLHEAEPVLKPGPLVQQEIRIPADVAKSFIDELM
- a CDS encoding 2-oxoacid:acceptor oxidoreductase subunit alpha — protein: MRQSFAVGIGGAAGQGVATPGDIFAKIFSRRGLHLNAYNAYQSIIRGGHTFLTVRTGPDPITNMGDRLDLLIPLNQDTVDRHLGLLGSGAACLYNADSIHPGTPAEGVQLCPIPVSKLADITKNKVAQNTLAMGAALSMMGVGFPALESALAEQFRKKEQAVIDENVSVARAGYDYATANFKPFAWPLPMTENHYAVLSGNAALAMGGAAAGVKFYCAYPMSPSTGVLHWMAEHARKAGIMVRQVEDEIGVINMAIGAAQAGVRSMCATSGGGFALMSEGLGLSAQAEIPVVVIDCQRAGPSTGVPTKTEQGDLWQMLGAAFGDYPRIIAAPLDIGDCFTLIPEIFNLADRFQCPAIVLCDLLLSEGRLSVDPKDLNFQPHIDRGELITSNGMDTHEEYKRYLITESGVSPRAIPGLPGYTHTVSSDEHDENGVLISDEYTNVTKRRAMMEKRMRKVAGIESAVPAPELIGPRDADVTLIGWGSTYGVIEEARELLQDQGISSNQLQIRWLVPLHGDAIVEILKGSKHTIIVENNYSGQFARYLRSETSFVPDGYIRKYDGEPFMPHHIVEAVKEQLAGNTNLSVPVHEIMV
- a CDS encoding DUF1003 domain-containing protein — encoded protein: MACNPATLKQIPLFALLDDDELAVLAAQVELKHFAPRQRIYKMGEPGNHAYVMMSGKARVTTVDEDHQEVLVDEPCQGEFFGFASMLEQTPHQTTALALEETSCLEISRDDIAVLLQRKPMAGMDMLTVLGRQFHASQQLVRGRANRNVNEVIEEESTVGERIADTVAGFGGSWTFILIFLSALVIYTTANIMLQHKAWDPYPFILLNLFLSMLAAIQAPVIMMSQNRQDKKDRVRGELDYDVNRRAESEIQGLANKLNLLTDKIGDVDDLLREHLKLRNDHQHPA